The window GAGAAAGCGCGGCTAACGACAGTCTATCTGAGCAACAGCTTCGCCTTTTTCCGCGAAGCTCGGGCCGACTTCGAAGCCATTTTTTCCACGTTGGCCGCCAAGCAGTCGACACGCGTGACACTGGTCGGCAGATCAGAACTGGCCGAAATTGCCGTGATCTGCGCCTTGGACAAGAATATCCAGGTCGTAGCGATTGTCGATAAGGAGCATGCCGGCGGCGCCGTGGCTGGCGTGCCTGTGTTCGCCGACTTTGCGCGCTGTCCACAGCATATCGATGCCGCGGTCATCACCGGTCTACTCGACCCCGACGCTCTGTATTTGCAGGCCTGCAACCGCTTCGGGAAGGATCAGGTCTTCATTCCGAAAATGCTCGCGGCGACCTTGGTGAGGACGCTCCGATGAAGTCCGACTGGTACGTCGTGCAGACGCTAGTCCGCTCCGAGGTCAAAGCCTGCGCCAATCTGGAGCGCCAAGGGTTCACTACA of the Hyphomicrobium album genome contains:
- a CDS encoding winged helix-turn-helix transcriptional regulator codes for the protein MARKLPTLDGEIVRGLLDALAEDRAKSQRGLASELNVALGLVNAYLKRCVTKGLVKVSAVPARRYAYYLTAKGFSEKARLTTVYLSNSFAFFREARADFEAIFSTLAAKQSTRVTLVGRSELAEIAVICALDKNIQVVAIVDKEHAGGAVAGVPVFADFARCPQHIDAAVITGLLDPDALYLQACNRFGKDQVFIPKMLAATLVRTLR